TGCGATCTCGTTTTTCAGTTTGCGGATCAGATCCTGGGCCTGCTGCCGTACCCGGTCCCGTTCCGCCTTTCCGGCGAAGACCGCTTCCAGACACCCGCTGACGGAGGGAAAGGAGGTCCTTTTTCCATCCAGGTGGGTGAGCTCCACCACGGAGAAGAGGGTTTTTCCCTCTTGAACCACCTGATTGGGATGGTAGCGGTGGTTTTGGATGTCGGACATGACCCCGGAAAAGGCTTCCCACAGCCGGTCGCGGCTTCCGATTCCGGCGCGATGGACGATCTCCCGAGCGACGAGGGGGCCGAGGCCGGCGAAGCGTTCCACCAGCTGCTTGTCCATGCGGCCCCGGTTAAAATCGAGGACTTTGAAAAAGGTCTGGCGGTCGATGAAGAGCGGATGCCGCTTTTTCTGTTCGGGAGGCCTCCGGTACCGGGCGCCGGGTACCACCTGGCGGTATTGGCTGACGCTCGGAGTGACGCGGCGGACGGCGTCGAAAACGGTTTCCGCCTCGGGATCGATCAGGATCACATTGCTGTGGCGGCCCATGATTTCCACCACCAGCCGCCGGATCACCTCATCCCCCAGCTCGTTCCGGGTGCGGATGTCCACATGGACGATCCGGTCCATCTCCACCTGCTCCACCCGGTGGATGATGCCTCCCTCCAGGTGTTTGCGGAGGAGCATGCAAAACATGGGCGGCTCCTTGGGATTGTCTGTCCGCTCCCGGGTCAGGTGAAAGCGGGGGTAGGCGGGATGGGCGGACAGGATCAGCCGGTGGGTTTCTCCCTGGGAACGTATATGGAAGAGAAGTTCATATTCACCGGGTTGGTAAATTTTCGTCACCCGGCCGCCCGTCAGGGCGTCTTGCAGTTCGTGCACCACGGCGCGGGTGACCAATCCGTCGAAGGACATGAAAACCACCTCCTTGGGGAAGGCGGCCAGCCCCGGCGCCTCTCCGGGAAGGGGCTTTTCCTGCCCGTCGGAGAAGGTTCGCGGCCGCTGGTGTTTACGATACATGGAACGGGACGCTCGGTCAACCCGGGAGAAGGCCGCTGCGGCCGGATTATCCGTGCCGCTTTTCCATGACGTGGATCCCGATGCCCATCAGAATCACGCCCATGGCGACAAGCATCGTCATCGGTTCCGCCACCTCCCGCCATCCCCAGCCGTAGACGGCGACGCCCTTCAGCATCTCCATCGCATAGGTGATGGGCACCAGCTTGGAGAGAAACAGCAGGACGTCGTTGGAGACGATCTCGATGGGCCAGAAGGCCCCTCCCACCATGGCGGAACTGATCGCCAGCAGGGGGACGGCGGCATCCAGATGTTGAGGGGAACGGATGAAGGCGCACAGGCAGATGCCCAGGGCGATGGTGACGAAGACGTAGGGGATGCACAGCAGGAGCACCATGCCGAAGGATCCGCCGAAATCCATGCGAAACGCGGTCCGGAACAGGGTGAAGATGAGCGCGATCTCTCCGTATCCCAGCAGGAAACCGAAGAGGAGATAGGCGAAAAAGATCCGCGCCCTGCTGACCGGCGTGATGATCATCCGGTCCCAGATCCCCTCCTTTTTCCGCTGCAGAATGCGGCTGACGGTGTAGGTGATGGTGTAGATGGCGTAAAACAGCGTCATGCCGAAGACGGCTTGGGCCTGCGCATCATAGCGGAAGCCTTCTTCGGTGCGGAAGGTGGTGACCGACAGCATCAGGGGAGGTTGCTTCAGATATTCCGCCACCTCTTTTTCCACTTTCTCCGGCGGTTGATTCAGCTGTTCGGCAGCGCGTTTGATCCACCTCTGCTGTTCCAGCGTTCCGCGCACCAGCTGTTCCACCATCGACACATCCGTCGCCCGGTCGGTTGCCAGGAGCCGGTAGCCCTCTTCGGTCAGTTCCAGGGCGATGACCGATTCACCGGCGTCGATTTTCCGCAGGGCCTCGTCGGCTTCCACCGCTTCGAAGGAATCGGGTTTGTATCCGTTCAATCGCTCCACCAGCCGGTCCACTTCCTCCTGGTCCATTTCTTCGCTGAAGACGGGGATCGTCCAGTCCTGTGTCACCTTTTGGCCGAACGCGGCGGCAAAGAGCACGGTCAGAAGGAGCATCAACAGGTACATGGTCGGCCGCCTCAGCACCTGGCGGAACTCGGCCCACAGGATCGCCCTCATGGTACCCTCCCCCTTTCCGGTTTGAAACCGGCCGCTGCCAGGAGGAAAGCCGCCGTCCATCCGATCAGCACCGTCAGGGGCTCGATCAGGTCTTTCGGGGAGGAGCCTTGCATCGCGCCCAGGTAGGCGGTCAGCGCGGCACCGTTGGGGATCCATTCGCCCAGCCGGGCCAGCCACTCCGAAAGGATGTTCATTTTGAAGAAGCTGCCCCCGAGAAATCCGAGGATGACGACGATACTGGTGGAGAAGATTTCCACCACCCAGGACGTGTTGAAACGGAAGCTGAGGGCCATCAGAAACACCGCCAGGCTTCCCGCAACAAAGGCCAAAAGGAAGGTGACGACCAGGAAGGAGGCGGGATTCTTCCAGGTTACATCAAAGGCCAGGGCGGCATATCCGAACAGGGTGAAAAGTTGGATCAAGGCCAGCAGAAACGTGGCCAGCCACTTTCCGGCCCAAAAGCGCCACGCCGGAACTCCGGCCAATGCGATCCGGTCCAGGGCCCGGTT
This region of Planifilum fimeticola genomic DNA includes:
- a CDS encoding Rqc2 family fibronectin-binding protein; protein product: MYRKHQRPRTFSDGQEKPLPGEAPGLAAFPKEVVFMSFDGLVTRAVVHELQDALTGGRVTKIYQPGEYELLFHIRSQGETHRLILSAHPAYPRFHLTRERTDNPKEPPMFCMLLRKHLEGGIIHRVEQVEMDRIVHVDIRTRNELGDEVIRRLVVEIMGRHSNVILIDPEAETVFDAVRRVTPSVSQYRQVVPGARYRRPPEQKKRHPLFIDRQTFFKVLDFNRGRMDKQLVERFAGLGPLVAREIVHRAGIGSRDRLWEAFSGVMSDIQNHRYHPNQVVQEGKTLFSVVELTHLDGKRTSFPSVSGCLEAVFAGKAERDRVRQQAQDLIRKLKNEIAKNEKKIEVLKREAQEAEEANTYRIWGELLTAYMHEVKSGDEAVTVINYYEPDAPPVTIPLEPHLSPSENAQRFFKKYNKLKAAQKWSEEQIAKARSDIQYLESVLASLENASPSEVAQIREELEEEGWLRPSPAAPRKKKKEPPKPAVYRSSEGIPILVGKNNKQNDYLTHRLASATDTWLHTKEIPGSHTVIRSNRFGETTLREAAILAAYFSKARRSSQVPVDYTLVKHVRKPAGARPGFVIYDHQKTLYVTPDEDVVRRLEERRDSE
- a CDS encoding ABC transporter permease; amino-acid sequence: MRAILWAEFRQVLRRPTMYLLMLLLTVLFAAAFGQKVTQDWTIPVFSEEMDQEEVDRLVERLNGYKPDSFEAVEADEALRKIDAGESVIALELTEEGYRLLATDRATDVSMVEQLVRGTLEQQRWIKRAAEQLNQPPEKVEKEVAEYLKQPPLMLSVTTFRTEEGFRYDAQAQAVFGMTLFYAIYTITYTVSRILQRKKEGIWDRMIITPVSRARIFFAYLLFGFLLGYGEIALIFTLFRTAFRMDFGGSFGMVLLLCIPYVFVTIALGICLCAFIRSPQHLDAAVPLLAISSAMVGGAFWPIEIVSNDVLLFLSKLVPITYAMEMLKGVAVYGWGWREVAEPMTMLVAMGVILMGIGIHVMEKRHG